The genomic window TGCATCTGTGGTAGTATCAGCAGGCTATGATCGTTCTCTGCGTGCTTGGGACTGTAGATCTCATAGCACTGAGCCTATTCAGGTtaattttgtcctttttttaataaatttttgagAAACTTTTTGTAATCAACCTTTATCTTTTTATACTGAATTATTTCCCAAAAGTTTGCTTATCATGCAGATCATTGACACATTTTCAGACAGTGTAATGTCTGTTTGTTTAACCAAAAGTGAAATTATTGCGGGAAGTGTAGACGGAACTGTTCGGACATTTGACATTCGTATTGGTAGGTATGTTGTGTTGTAGTGACAGAATCACAAAGTTCAAAATCTTTCTTGCATTTggagattttcttttttctttttttatttatttattaatgtttcGAAGAGACTCTTCATTGGAGGTGCTTTATACTTTCCTCTCTACAAAATGGAAATAACATCTGAAACACTTTTTCATATCAAATAGAGAACTTTCTGATGACTTGGGGCAACCTGTCAACTGTATCTCAATGTCAAATGATGCCAACTGCATATTAGCCAGTTGCCTAGATTCCACACTACGCCTTCTGGATAGgtaattttttatactttcatGCATACTTATTGTACGCATTTTGTTTGGCTTTGCTGGTTGTTTTAATGCTTCTTTCTAATCACAGGTCTACTGGAGAACTATTGCAGGAATATAAAGGTCACACTTGCAAGGTTAGCATGCATATTCCTGGTACCAACTCTTTGTAATGGtgccttttaattttttaattttcctcaaTGTCAAATTTGATCTGTCTTTGTAATAATTAAAGTAATGGTTCAGGTCATTCTTGCCCTTACAAAGCTTTCTATTATGCCATAACCTACTTTTGTCtctcaagccattcatatcAAAAGCATAAGGAAAGTTTAAATCGAGTATTAATTATTTATGCgatctttttccctttttggtgtGCTTCTTATCAGTCTTACAAAATGGATTGCTGCCTTACGAACACTGATGCCCATGTAACTAGTGGGTCTGAGGATGGCTTCATCTTCTTCTGGGATCTGGTTGATGCATCTGTGGTGTCAAGCTTCAGAGCTCATGCCTCAGTGgtaaaatattcttctttaaGCACTGCATTACCTAGTATCATGTTATACCTTTTACTTATACTGATTCATATTTATCAGTGGAGTTTAGCTTCTCCTGAAGGCTTTGAATTTTGCAAGGCCTGTGCGTGTTTAATAAACTAGTTACTCCGACATAAAACAATGTAGATCCCTAGTAATTGACTTCCTTTTTTTATGAATGTTGTGTTCCGCTCATACCCTCTGGCTGTCTTAAGCTTTGATATCTGACTTCCTTTATGGACTCCACTTCTCATGCAAGATGGGGGAATTGGAGGGTGGGGTTGGTGTTATTCTTTATAGGATTGCCCTATAACCACTTGTAGTAAAAGTACTCTAAAATGCAGCAAGTTGCATACATTGTCCAAAGGGAAAATGGTCAAGTACAATGTGTGTTGATTTCTGGGTTTGGGTGACTAGGAGTTCTGGCCTTGGCTtcatttttcctctcattttctGGAAAATATcagaataaaaaataacaagttTTTGTGAATTCGTTTGGCAGGTAACGAGCGTTAGTTACCACCCCAAGGATGACTGCATGATCACTGCCTCCGTCGATGGTACCATCCGAGTCTGGAAGACATGAAAAACTCCATTGCCACCAACTCATTACCCAAAGGTCTTCCTTTTCCAGATGCTGAAACCTATTTCCTTCTTTGAATTTATGAATGAAACCATTCAAATTTTTTGGCTTATGttgataaaaaaactataaaaaaaccCTTGTAATTTGCATGCATTTATAGTTAAAACACTTCTCAATAGTTGAATTCCCTTTGACGTTGTCCTAAAACCCCTAAAGGTCCGACTTAGGTGAAGTAGTTGAGGTAGGATGTGGAGGTTTCAATTAGAGGTGACAATTTGTGTTAGTGGGTGGGTTTATATCATGTCAAAGTTCAGACATTTGATCAAATAAGTCAACCCAAATAcaatatgaaaatgattgaGTGAACAAAACATAAACTTATTTAATAACCAAGTTTCATTTCAGAAGCTGATTGAATTGAGTCTTGTATGAGTCCATATAATCAACCTCCTAAATTGACATTTTTACGATTCaattaatctatttatttaaaatcaaatttaaataaatcaaatatgagttaaatatgttaatagttaattaatatatatattaattaaggtaaatataaaattgataaaaaaataatccaaaccCACGAAAAATAGATGGGTTCATCTTGAACTTTATCAACCTCGAGTTGATTATagttggtttttttctttttaattatcgAGTGGATAGTGGATTATTCTAATCTAATCATTAACATTACGACTAGGTtttgtgttatttatttattttataatttataattttgtaatgTTAGGATGTTTGTGGCATTGAGACAGATTTTAGCTGTTAACATACGAGGATTCAACCTCGACCATCCAAAATAAAAAGCATAAACAGCAGCATGCATTCAAAATATTCGAGCTAATTATTTGATTAGATTAGTTCTCGAGATTAGGCTTGAATTTTCTATGATTTAAATaccaaattcaaattaaaaatcatcAACATAGATGAGAGCCCCACATgggtttttctttaattatgatttttggtTGGTAAAATGCATGTTCTTTAATATGAAGAAGGTCAATATATTATTGCAATAATTTTTGTTTGTACGTTGCTTCTTCTTTCTTATCCATGAAGAGGAGTGCAAGAAGCACAAATTTGAGTGGCAGTACCAAGCAGTTGactatggtttttaattaaaatatatcatgACCTTAAAAATTATCTCCTCAAACCGACACAAAGTCCACATgggttttttattaattattatttaaaacataaatttttggtttttgtttggtAAAAtgtatctttttaattttaaactcattttattaataatattatttgtcaTTTTTGCTTGTGGAGCAGCCATTCTTATCTCTGAAGTGGAGGGGAAGAAGCAAAAATTGCATTGGAAATAGAAATCGTTTGAGTATGAGTTTAGCTAAAGTTGATTAAAGATGATagtttatttgttaattttaaataaattcgatatagaagaaagagaaaaaaaatgaagaaaattgaaatataatataagtatttatctatttttaaatattttagttctTCATAGGAGAATTTGTCAAAGCCAAACCGggaagcaaaaggaaagagtCCAATAAAAGTTtgattgtaaatattttatgttatgtGGGTATTTTGGTCATTTAACTTGGGCAAGGGCCCCTCTGTAAAATCTTACTGGTGAATGGTCAATTTCACTTGACTTGGGGCATGACCACAAGGAGGACAAGTTGACTCCGTCAAGGCCAAGTAAAAGTCTGAATTGCCCCTAGCAATTTTTCTTAGAAGTTCATCTTGAAATAtgctgtaatttttttttatttataaaaattatatatataattacaattataattattaataaaatttatatcttAACCGTTACAAACTTTATTCTCATTATCTTAAACACTTTAATTACTCATTAAttctttcaataaattttaaaaaaattatatatatataattacaattataattattaataaaatttatatcttAACCGTTTCAACCTTTATTCTCATTATCTTAAACACTTTAATTACTCATTAAttctttcaataaattaaaataattttaataagaagataatattattattttacattaattatatatcatttatttgtaaaaaaaattatattcccATCCACTTAAAACTCTCAACACCCATTTCATTTCATATTCACCCAAAATATATTCGGTTAATAcatgcattaaaatatttttaatatacctaaaataccctttggtatcttttttttctatctttgtcTTGTgtcctagatttttttttcatttataaaacttattataaaaatattattatgttttctttgcatggttatgtttggttccgtaaaatattaagataaaaaaaaatataaataaaaaagatttttttagttattctattgaatatatatatatatataattaaaactaattagaaatttatatatttttaaattatttaatccttatatcgataaattaaaataagtaaaataagtttgaaataacaaataaaaataatttataaatttttaataaatattttttattttattttattttttctacttttcttttatatttcattttttttttgtaaattttttttaaatcttttcagAACCAAATACAGTCTATTAGTgtttattatgaaaaaagtaaaaaaataaaaataaaataatggtaTCTCGAGCCCTTAAAGGTGATGGGAGGT from Vitis vinifera cultivar Pinot Noir 40024 chromosome 9, ASM3070453v1 includes these protein-coding regions:
- the LOC100254937 gene encoding uncharacterized protein LOC100254937, coding for MGIAGLPKKEANVLRGHEGAVLAARFNGDGNYCLSCGKDRTIRLWNPHRGIHIKTYKSHGREVRDVHVAPDNSKLCSCGGDRQLFYWDVSTGRVIRKFRGHDSEVNAVKFNEYASVVVSAGYDRSLRAWDCRSHSTEPIQIIDTFSDSVMSVCLTKSEIIAGSVDGTVRTFDIRIGRELSDDLGQPVNCISMSNDANCILASCLDSTLRLLDRSTGELLQEYKGHTCKSYKMDCCLTNTDAHVTSGSEDGFIFFWDLVDASVVSSFRAHASVVTSVSYHPKDDCMITASVDGTIRVWKT